From Paenibacillus graminis, a single genomic window includes:
- a CDS encoding aminoglycoside phosphotransferase family protein, producing the protein MNNQDEIYVKPEILALVVSAVLRKTITRADYQTRQLKGGTVGDVRLVTGMAETLEGEILPYKVVWKKQKKWERYNDPDSWRREYDLYASDLGKTFTDSLRWPECYHAEMNGDEIQLWMEYIEGVSGLNLTSGMYERAAEELGRFQGKLYAQQPDVLGNLKNLSKLDFVKSFYLRYRSWAVLYDYIRSDECEIPKHLCTMLIDIDNNADEIFSRIDKLPIVLCHRDFWVANLFCSDSKIVLIDWDTAGWGYMGEDIASLIADEADICHMLEYYQKCIPAYYRGFAEYADVSDISYHCIHELILVMFGYRLVEGYKFAESPEDKSMHLNTLQKIHEMSNI; encoded by the coding sequence ATGAACAACCAGGATGAAATATATGTAAAGCCCGAAATACTGGCGCTTGTTGTGAGTGCAGTGCTCCGCAAGACCATAACCCGCGCGGATTATCAAACCAGGCAGCTGAAAGGCGGGACGGTGGGAGATGTTCGGCTTGTAACGGGCATGGCTGAAACCTTAGAGGGTGAGATTCTGCCGTATAAGGTAGTTTGGAAAAAACAGAAAAAATGGGAACGCTACAACGACCCTGATTCATGGCGCAGGGAATATGACCTCTATGCATCGGATTTGGGTAAGACTTTTACGGATTCGCTCCGCTGGCCAGAATGCTACCATGCAGAGATGAACGGCGATGAGATACAGCTATGGATGGAATATATTGAGGGTGTGTCAGGCTTAAATCTCACCTCTGGAATGTATGAACGTGCAGCCGAGGAATTGGGGCGGTTTCAAGGCAAACTGTATGCCCAGCAACCGGATGTATTGGGGAATTTGAAAAATTTAAGCAAGCTTGATTTCGTAAAAAGCTTCTATCTGCGGTACCGGTCATGGGCAGTTTTGTATGATTATATACGCTCCGACGAATGCGAAATTCCGAAGCACCTATGTACAATGCTTATAGACATAGATAACAATGCGGACGAAATCTTCAGTCGCATTGACAAACTGCCCATAGTGCTGTGCCACAGAGATTTTTGGGTGGCTAACCTATTCTGCTCGGACAGTAAAATTGTACTCATCGACTGGGATACCGCCGGATGGGGGTACATGGGTGAGGACATCGCAAGTTTAATAGCGGACGAAGCGGACATCTGTCATATGCTTGAATACTACCAAAAATGCATTCCGGCCTATTACAGGGGCTTTGCGGAATATGCGGATGTGTCCGATATCTCATATCACTGTATCCATGAACTAATCCTTGTTATGTTCGGATACAGGCTTGTGGAGGGGTATAAATTCGCGGAGTCGCCCGAAGATAAATCAATGCATCTGAATACCTTGCAGAAAATTCATGAAATGAGCAATATATAG
- a CDS encoding CueP family metal-binding protein, with amino-acid sequence MRNKVLVAAGIVFVIAMGTYMLAGTNDSKETGKSESVETDVQSVKMDTQGLKQMVRSYSMRTAKAESASISSTQLMVKESDGKSATYALPADEFFVSIAPYLNQTHPCATHSLTGCQGEMTEEKFNISVKDADGKVIMDNETVKSQPNGFIDLWLPRDQTYQVTIEHDGKQAESEISTFEKDDTCVTTMQLG; translated from the coding sequence ATGAGAAATAAAGTACTTGTAGCTGCCGGAATAGTGTTTGTTATTGCCATGGGAACATATATGTTAGCAGGAACCAATGACTCAAAAGAGACTGGAAAATCAGAAAGTGTTGAAACGGATGTACAAAGCGTTAAAATGGACACGCAAGGACTAAAACAGATGGTACGGAGTTACAGTATGCGTACTGCAAAAGCGGAGTCAGCGTCGATTTCATCCACACAGCTCATGGTAAAAGAGAGCGATGGCAAGTCGGCGACCTATGCATTGCCAGCTGACGAATTTTTCGTCTCCATTGCACCCTACCTCAATCAAACCCATCCGTGCGCAACCCACAGCCTGACCGGCTGCCAGGGCGAGATGACAGAGGAAAAGTTCAACATCTCAGTCAAAGACGCGGACGGCAAGGTAATAATGGACAACGAAACGGTGAAATCCCAGCCCAACGGCTTTATCGACTTGTGGCTGCCGCGGGACCAGACTTATCAAGTTACTATTGAACATGACGGCAAACAAGCAGAGTCCGAGATTTCCACGTTTGAGAAGGACGATACTTGTGTGACAACTATGCAGTTGGGGTGA
- the rfbA gene encoding glucose-1-phosphate thymidylyltransferase RfbA gives MKGIILAGGSGTRLYPLTMVTSKQLLPIYDKPMIYYPLSTLMLAGINDILIISTPEDTPRFESLLGDGSQFGISLQYIVQPSPDGLAQAFLLGESFIGNDSVAMILGDNIYYGNGIRKMLKRASDKAQGATVFGYHVQDPERFGVVEFNDDGKVLSVEEKPAQPKSNYAITGLYFYDNRVIEIAKNVKPSSRGEFEITSINEAYLKLGELDVELLGRGFTWLDTGTHQSLVDATNFVRTIEDHQGIKIAALEEIAYINGWITKEHLLICGQKLSKTGYGQYLIKVATGKIQY, from the coding sequence TTGAAAGGCATAATCCTAGCCGGAGGCAGCGGAACCCGCCTCTACCCATTAACTATGGTAACCAGTAAACAACTGTTACCTATTTACGACAAACCAATGATCTATTACCCATTATCTACTTTAATGCTTGCGGGAATTAATGACATCCTGATCATCTCCACACCGGAAGATACTCCTAGGTTCGAAAGCCTCTTAGGAGATGGATCTCAGTTCGGCATATCGTTACAATACATAGTGCAACCAAGTCCTGACGGTTTGGCTCAGGCTTTTCTTTTGGGTGAGTCTTTTATTGGGAATGACTCAGTGGCTATGATTCTCGGAGACAATATTTATTATGGCAACGGCATCCGGAAAATGCTGAAACGGGCTTCAGACAAAGCGCAAGGTGCGACGGTGTTTGGTTATCATGTGCAAGATCCAGAGCGTTTTGGCGTGGTGGAGTTTAATGATGATGGTAAGGTCCTTAGTGTGGAAGAAAAGCCTGCGCAGCCTAAATCTAATTATGCTATCACTGGTTTGTACTTCTATGACAACCGGGTAATCGAGATTGCAAAAAATGTTAAGCCTTCTTCTCGGGGTGAATTTGAAATCACTTCTATTAATGAAGCTTATCTTAAGCTTGGTGAGCTGGATGTTGAGCTGCTGGGCCGCGGCTTTACTTGGCTGGATACGGGAACTCATCAAAGTCTTGTGGATGCGACTAATTTTGTTAGAACGATCGAGGATCATCAAGGGATTAAGATCGCTGCTCTTGAGGAGATTGCCTATATTAATGGCTGGATCACTAAAGAGCATTTGTTGATCTGCGGGCAGAAGCTGAGCAAAACAGGTTATGGTCAATATTTAATAAAAGTAGCTACCGGGAAAATCCAATATTAA
- the rfbC gene encoding dTDP-4-dehydrorhamnose 3,5-epimerase, with translation MKLTETALPGVVIVEPAVFGDHRGWFMETFSDAKFREHGIDISFVQDNQSYSAVKGTLRGLHYQLNPKAQTKLIRCTRGVIYDVAVDIRKGSPTYSKWFGLELSAENKKQLLVPKGFAHGFMTLTEDVEVQYKCDELYAPECDGGILWNDPAIGVEWPIHVAPVLSAKDEKAPLLKDANLNFTYGG, from the coding sequence ATGAAATTGACGGAAACAGCACTTCCTGGTGTAGTTATCGTTGAACCGGCAGTATTTGGTGACCATCGCGGATGGTTTATGGAAACATTCAGTGATGCGAAATTTAGGGAACATGGAATAGATATTTCTTTTGTCCAGGATAACCAATCGTATTCTGCTGTCAAAGGAACTCTAAGAGGACTTCATTATCAATTGAATCCTAAAGCGCAGACGAAGCTTATCCGTTGTACACGTGGAGTCATCTACGATGTGGCTGTAGATATTAGAAAAGGCAGCCCCACGTATAGCAAGTGGTTTGGTCTGGAGTTAAGTGCGGAGAACAAGAAGCAGTTGCTGGTTCCGAAGGGGTTTGCACATGGATTCATGACGCTGACAGAAGATGTTGAGGTTCAATATAAATGTGATGAGCTGTATGCCCCGGAATGTGACGGTGGCATTCTGTGGAACGATCCCGCCATTGGTGTTGAATGGCCGATACATGTGGCCCCGGTACTATCTGCCAAGGATGAAAAGGCCCCTTTGTTGAAGGATGCGAATTTGAATTTTACATATGGCGGCTAG
- a CDS encoding YdcF family protein has protein sequence MKSIKVKKTGKRRKRILFLYLPVLLVLTLCFFGAGRFLQFNQSPKKADAIIVLSGGTGRIEDAVELYKSGYAPYLLLSNSKEITSASGDMLQTALALGIPDDAILTEDAALSTYQNAKLTLPIMKQHGFTSAIVISSDFHMRRVKLLFDHVYNHSGIKLTYVGSDSGYNAKRWWGDKYSRETTFNEYTKMIGNLFGYNGPEAKDALEQIKRWFH, from the coding sequence ATGAAGAGTATAAAGGTTAAAAAGACGGGCAAGCGTAGAAAGAGAATTCTTTTTCTGTACTTGCCTGTTCTGTTAGTTCTTACATTGTGCTTCTTTGGTGCAGGGCGTTTTCTTCAATTCAATCAGTCTCCCAAAAAAGCAGATGCCATTATCGTGCTAAGTGGAGGCACAGGCCGGATTGAGGATGCGGTTGAACTATACAAATCGGGCTATGCCCCATATCTTCTCTTGTCCAATTCCAAAGAGATAACCAGCGCCTCCGGCGACATGCTCCAAACCGCCCTAGCTCTTGGCATCCCTGATGATGCCATTCTGACCGAGGATGCAGCACTAAGCACCTACCAGAACGCAAAGCTGACGCTTCCGATTATGAAGCAGCATGGCTTTACTTCGGCCATTGTTATTTCTTCGGATTTTCACATGCGGCGGGTGAAGTTGCTTTTCGATCATGTCTATAATCATTCCGGGATTAAGCTAACGTATGTCGGTTCGGATTCCGGCTACAATGCCAAACGTTGGTGGGGTGACAAGTACAGCCGGGAGACGACGTTTAACGAATATACCAAGATGATTGGCAATCTTTTTGGTTATAACGGTCCTGAGGCTAAAGACGCATTGGAACAGATTAAGCGCTGGTTCCACTAG
- a CDS encoding WD40/YVTN/BNR-like repeat-containing protein, with protein MNITRKLQQRSLTILSAGLLAFSGWGTAVSPAQAAAPATPAPSCSTGDHGILQDLQKKQTAKGADPLTFATVDFLNAETGRAAGNGFLIGTSDGGCHFQEIYQGQWNFQQIEFPDNVHGWALASLKGGQNKYLIRTKDGGSTWKRLSQSPAAFERIEFVDGATGFGYNRASTYYTKDGGGTWSRIPTPANTRGADFTTSSSGWAVVVNQGSGYQIMRTTDGGASWKQMKKVAYSDPLYAQVYANASQVYTVLYGGSGMSQTSYSLYGSSDAGSSWTRIIAQATAGGGPAPGSGSAKQEKGPASGSPGTMQVIGKTTAFLVGYQPAAQMVGTGMTKNNGQAWSNSKTVLGFEGVISFVDHNQGWLAVRDMNSSTLYATKDGGASWKAKFAFEF; from the coding sequence ATGAACATTACTAGAAAATTGCAGCAAAGATCTTTAACCATTCTCTCTGCGGGACTGCTTGCCTTTTCGGGCTGGGGAACCGCAGTGTCTCCGGCACAGGCGGCAGCGCCCGCCACACCAGCACCGTCCTGCAGTACGGGAGATCATGGGATTCTGCAGGATTTGCAGAAGAAGCAGACGGCTAAAGGAGCCGACCCGCTTACCTTTGCCACAGTGGACTTTCTGAATGCAGAGACGGGCCGGGCGGCCGGCAACGGTTTTTTGATTGGGACATCGGATGGGGGATGCCACTTCCAGGAGATCTATCAGGGACAATGGAACTTTCAGCAAATCGAGTTTCCGGATAATGTGCATGGCTGGGCCTTAGCCTCCTTGAAGGGCGGCCAGAACAAATATCTGATCCGTACCAAGGATGGCGGTTCCACCTGGAAGCGGCTGAGCCAGAGTCCGGCGGCCTTTGAGCGTATAGAATTTGTAGACGGTGCAACCGGATTTGGCTATAACCGCGCTTCTACCTATTATACAAAAGATGGCGGAGGCACCTGGAGCCGGATTCCTACTCCGGCTAATACTCGCGGGGCGGACTTCACTACCAGCAGCAGCGGCTGGGCGGTCGTTGTTAATCAGGGCAGCGGCTACCAGATCATGAGAACCACCGATGGCGGGGCAAGCTGGAAGCAGATGAAAAAAGTGGCCTATTCAGATCCGCTATACGCTCAAGTCTACGCTAACGCTTCTCAGGTATATACTGTGCTTTATGGCGGTTCGGGGATGTCGCAGACCTCGTACTCCCTCTATGGCAGCTCCGATGCAGGCAGCAGTTGGACCCGAATCATTGCCCAGGCAACGGCTGGCGGCGGTCCTGCTCCGGGAAGCGGATCAGCCAAGCAGGAGAAGGGGCCGGCTTCAGGCAGTCCCGGAACGATGCAGGTGATCGGCAAAACCACAGCCTTCCTGGTCGGCTATCAGCCTGCGGCCCAGATGGTCGGCACCGGCATGACCAAGAACAACGGACAGGCGTGGAGCAACTCCAAGACGGTCCTGGGCTTTGAAGGCGTGATCTCCTTCGTTGACCATAATCAGGGCTGGCTGGCGGTACGTGATATGAACAGCTCAACCCTGTATGCCACGAAGGACGGCGGCGCGAGCTGGAAGGCTAAGTTTGCTTTTGAATTCTAG
- the rfbB gene encoding dTDP-glucose 4,6-dehydratase: MSKQKLLITGGAGFIGGNFVHYMVNKYSDYDVVNLDLLTYAGDLTKHRQIENKENYRFVQADIADREAIFALFEQEKFDYVVHFAAESHVDRSITDPAVFVRTNVMGTQVLLDASRKIGLTKFVHVSTDEVYGELDFDPTVFFTEETPLQPNSPYSASKAGSDLLVRSYHETYGLPMNITRCSNNYGPYHFPEKLIPLTISKVLNEQKVPVYGDGKNIRDWLHVYDHCAAIDLVLHEGVSGEVYNVGGHNERTNLEVVKTIIHTLGKSEDLIEFVADRLGHDKRYAIDPTKLENLGWKPTYTFETGIAQTIQWYTANAEWWEQILSGEYRK; this comes from the coding sequence ATGAGTAAGCAAAAATTGCTGATTACCGGCGGTGCCGGTTTTATCGGCGGGAACTTTGTCCATTACATGGTTAATAAATATTCTGATTACGATGTAGTAAACCTGGATTTGTTGACCTATGCCGGTGATCTGACCAAGCATAGACAAATCGAGAATAAGGAGAACTATCGTTTCGTACAAGCAGATATTGCCGATCGGGAGGCAATCTTTGCTCTTTTTGAACAAGAGAAATTCGATTATGTGGTGCATTTCGCTGCAGAGAGTCATGTTGACCGCTCCATTACCGATCCGGCTGTATTCGTTCGTACGAATGTTATGGGGACACAAGTGCTGCTGGATGCGTCCAGAAAGATAGGGCTGACTAAATTTGTTCATGTCTCCACGGATGAGGTTTACGGTGAACTGGATTTTGATCCGACTGTGTTCTTTACCGAAGAAACTCCCTTGCAGCCGAATAGCCCTTACAGTGCAAGCAAAGCAGGTTCAGATCTGCTAGTCCGGTCTTACCATGAAACGTACGGCTTGCCGATGAACATTACCCGCTGCTCTAACAATTACGGCCCGTACCATTTCCCGGAGAAGCTGATTCCTCTGACGATCTCTAAAGTTCTGAACGAACAAAAGGTTCCAGTTTACGGTGATGGCAAAAATATTCGTGACTGGCTGCATGTCTATGATCACTGTGCTGCGATTGACCTTGTTTTGCACGAAGGCGTAAGTGGTGAAGTGTATAATGTAGGCGGTCATAATGAACGTACGAATCTGGAGGTGGTGAAGACCATCATCCATACTCTGGGTAAGTCTGAAGATTTAATTGAATTTGTTGCAGACCGGTTGGGGCATGACAAGCGTTACGCTATCGATCCTACCAAGCTGGAGAACTTGGGCTGGAAGCCTACGTACACTTTTGAGACTGGAATTGCGCAGACGATACAGTGGTACACGGCAAACGCAGAGTGGTGGGAGCAAATTCTTAGCGGCGAGTATCGGAAGTAG
- a CDS encoding acyltransferase family protein, whose translation MQAPDTTSATTAAESASATSRTPRLKVIDMVRGITILLVVVGHAGLTPVVLNDMFRDFRLPLFFIVSGYLFSASKYFDNFTALLRTRIFTLVVPYLSAGFLCYLLWLILRTLEPNHSPGIAWHEPMQAIALGTYSGGLLLNIPSWFLTCLFVTQIIFCLSMRYLSGRPLLLQLAAMLALSLSGYALSTIVFLPWNIDVALVAQLFVFIGYQLKQHQLLSKIRVFNLGTLVWMALFLTAAYLNSYVDMNNREYGNLFLFYTAGIAGSLLAIKMTQLLSRSRFFAATLTYIGQESLAILIFHYGIFILLLNFMERFVFASYLGWFPTTVIAVTGSLVLSLVVKRVPGMGFVLGRTRKKAAPPRSYVERAAS comes from the coding sequence ATGCAAGCTCCAGATACGACTTCAGCGACAACTGCAGCGGAATCAGCTTCCGCTACTTCCAGGACCCCGCGGCTCAAAGTGATCGACATGGTAAGAGGGATTACCATTCTGCTCGTCGTTGTGGGACATGCCGGCCTGACTCCGGTCGTGCTCAATGATATGTTCAGAGATTTCCGGCTCCCGCTGTTCTTTATCGTCTCCGGTTATCTGTTCAGCGCCTCCAAATATTTTGACAATTTCACAGCATTGCTTCGTACCCGTATCTTTACCCTCGTTGTTCCCTATCTGTCTGCCGGATTCCTCTGCTACCTGCTCTGGCTCATTCTTCGGACCCTCGAACCAAATCACAGTCCCGGTATTGCTTGGCATGAACCTATGCAGGCTATTGCGCTCGGCACCTATTCCGGGGGGCTGCTCCTGAATATTCCCAGCTGGTTTCTGACCTGCCTGTTCGTGACCCAGATCATCTTCTGCCTCAGTATGCGCTACCTGAGCGGACGCCCGCTGCTGCTGCAGCTTGCTGCCATGCTCGCCTTAAGCCTGTCCGGTTATGCTCTAAGCACCATAGTCTTCCTGCCCTGGAACATCGACGTTGCGCTCGTCGCCCAGCTCTTCGTGTTCATCGGCTACCAGCTCAAACAGCATCAACTGCTCAGCAAAATTCGCGTCTTCAACCTGGGCACCCTGGTATGGATGGCGCTTTTTCTCACAGCTGCTTACTTGAACAGCTATGTCGACATGAACAATAGAGAATACGGCAACCTGTTCCTCTTCTACACCGCCGGAATCGCCGGAAGCCTGCTCGCCATCAAAATGACCCAGCTACTCTCCAGATCCAGATTCTTCGCCGCCACCCTCACCTACATCGGCCAGGAATCGCTCGCTATCCTCATCTTCCACTACGGCATCTTCATCCTGCTGCTGAACTTCATGGAACGCTTCGTCTTCGCCAGCTACCTGGGCTGGTTTCCGACTACCGTTATTGCGGTGACAGGATCACTGGTGCTGAGTCTGGTAGTGAAGCGGGTACCGGGAATGGGGTTCGTGCTGGGGAGGACAAGAAAGAAAGCTGCGCCTCCAAGGAGCTATGTAGAGAGGGCAGCTTCCTAG
- the fliB gene encoding flagellin lysine-N-methylase gives MQKEYLTPQYIRQFQCTGAACEDTCCSLWEITIDQLTYEKYKQIPDTSLHKEINKNLVRNHKSKESYASFKMNQKTGNCSMLCDGLCTIQAKVGETFLSQTCSTYPRILNEADEIEVSALLSCPEIARLVLLSEDAMNFTRTHELHTPNLRINPLGSLTDKKKLCIQNLRDITLEVLSDRQFSLQHRLIIIGVLMDNTDELLRSGAYDNVLSFLDEFRGELVTNEELRNYGVFPSDDQIQFQILNNTLMAHLSEFLWNARYNECMNEYLTGIQSNGSSLSESLHTYRSVREQIYEPYLREKEFIFENYVINHVYQNFMTDIYAGGSLFDFFVKLVADCSFIRLHLIGMAAYRQELTDDMVVKLIQSYTKNYKFSNKFLNAILKDIKDQGYYSLGGMSLLIK, from the coding sequence ATGCAGAAGGAGTATCTGACTCCTCAATATATACGTCAATTCCAATGTACGGGAGCCGCTTGCGAAGACACTTGCTGCTCTTTATGGGAAATAACCATAGACCAATTAACCTATGAAAAGTACAAGCAGATTCCTGACACGAGCCTTCACAAAGAGATTAACAAGAATCTTGTGCGTAATCATAAAAGCAAAGAGTCATACGCTTCTTTTAAAATGAACCAAAAAACCGGAAACTGTTCTATGCTCTGTGACGGCCTCTGCACAATTCAAGCCAAGGTAGGAGAGACCTTCCTCTCACAGACCTGCTCGACCTATCCGCGAATTCTGAATGAGGCCGATGAGATTGAGGTATCTGCACTCTTGTCCTGTCCAGAGATCGCCCGCCTGGTACTTCTCTCAGAAGACGCCATGAACTTTACCCGAACCCATGAACTGCATACACCGAATTTGCGCATCAACCCGCTAGGCAGCCTTACCGATAAGAAGAAGCTATGTATTCAGAACCTGCGGGATATCACGCTGGAGGTTTTGAGCGACCGCCAGTTCTCTCTTCAACACCGGTTAATTATTATTGGAGTACTAATGGATAATACTGACGAGTTGCTTCGTTCAGGTGCATATGATAATGTTCTCTCTTTCTTGGATGAATTCAGAGGGGAGCTGGTCACTAACGAAGAGCTGCGCAACTATGGCGTATTTCCCTCAGACGATCAGATCCAATTCCAGATTTTGAACAATACCCTAATGGCGCACCTAAGTGAATTTTTATGGAATGCCCGCTACAATGAGTGCATGAATGAATACCTCACAGGCATACAGAGCAACGGGAGCAGCTTGAGTGAATCGTTACATACTTACCGCAGTGTACGCGAACAAATCTATGAACCCTACCTCCGGGAGAAGGAGTTTATTTTTGAGAACTATGTGATTAATCATGTGTACCAGAATTTCATGACCGATATTTATGCAGGGGGCAGCCTGTTCGACTTCTTCGTGAAGCTCGTTGCAGATTGTTCCTTCATTCGGCTTCACCTCATTGGAATGGCAGCGTACAGACAAGAGCTAACTGACGATATGGTCGTCAAGCTCATCCAGTCGTATACGAAAAACTACAAGTTCTCCAACAAATTTCTCAACGCAATACTTAAAGATATAAAAGATCAGGGATACTATAGCCTCGGGGGAATGTCCTTATTGATAAAGTAG
- a CDS encoding acyltransferase family protein codes for MNKLNYTAISTYRTQLMGLAILWVMLYHSTVSFSSVPVLGTLQAYGYGGVDIFLLVSGLGLYYATRTNTRTALFYQRRLQRILPTYLPVVLIFCLLYWGMGEMPFTDVLLNLTTLSFWLGRDSRFDWYVPALLVLYLLTPLFMHFFRGQRKLVTVAAASLIGLVVSVVLSGTPLAYLLIFTIRIPIFFVGVWVGYLIDKKQAVSRINGILYLGMLLSGVGMLAAIQKYMSEYVWSYGLWWYPFILITLPLCLLTAGGLHWVAEHKWTRYPFLTFCGTHSLEIYLIHERMLKILADLRRSLELPVNNLILNAAGILLTLGLAFVLKKVVNGFSARMKSGTTAAAAS; via the coding sequence ATGAACAAGCTTAATTACACAGCGATCAGCACGTACCGCACCCAGCTCATGGGACTGGCAATTCTGTGGGTGATGCTCTATCACTCGACGGTAAGTTTTTCCTCCGTTCCGGTTCTTGGCACTTTGCAGGCCTACGGATATGGTGGGGTGGATATCTTCCTGCTGGTGTCGGGCTTGGGGCTTTATTATGCAACCCGCACGAATACCCGCACAGCTTTATTTTATCAAAGAAGGCTGCAGCGGATTCTGCCTACGTATCTTCCGGTGGTGCTGATTTTTTGCCTGCTGTATTGGGGAATGGGTGAGATGCCCTTTACGGACGTGCTTCTAAACCTGACCACGCTTAGTTTCTGGCTTGGACGGGACAGCCGGTTTGACTGGTACGTTCCTGCCCTGCTGGTGCTGTATTTGCTTACGCCGCTGTTTATGCATTTTTTCAGGGGCCAGCGAAAGCTTGTTACTGTGGCGGCGGCCAGCTTGATTGGTCTTGTGGTTAGCGTGGTTCTATCGGGAACACCTCTCGCATATTTGCTGATTTTTACGATAAGAATCCCGATCTTCTTCGTTGGCGTATGGGTGGGTTACCTGATCGACAAGAAACAGGCTGTCTCGCGGATAAATGGCATTCTATATCTGGGGATGCTTCTGTCCGGTGTAGGGATGCTGGCAGCAATCCAGAAATATATGAGCGAATATGTGTGGAGCTATGGGCTGTGGTGGTATCCTTTTATCCTGATTACATTGCCCTTATGCCTGCTTACGGCGGGAGGACTGCACTGGGTGGCAGAGCACAAATGGACCCGGTATCCCTTCCTTACGTTCTGTGGCACGCATAGTCTGGAAATTTACCTGATTCATGAACGGATGTTGAAAATTCTGGCGGATCTCCGGCGGAGCCTGGAGCTGCCTGTGAACAATCTTATCCTGAATGCGGCGGGCATCCTGCTTACCCTGGGACTGGCTTTTGTATTGAAAAAAGTAGTTAACGGGTTCAGCGCCCGTATGAAATCCGGCACGACAGCGGCCGCCGCTTCGTGA